Within the Glycine max cultivar Williams 82 chromosome 12, Glycine_max_v4.0, whole genome shotgun sequence genome, the region CTATTCTTTATCTAGCTATCTGATTGTGATTTGAGGTACTTGGTTGTATTCTTGTGCAGCAAATATCAGGGCTGGGGATCCAGGATTGGGCAATGTTGCATGGAAAGAAAGAGTTGATGGCTGGAAGATGAAGCAAGAAAAGAATGTTGTTCCAATGAGCACAGGCCAGGCTGCTTCTGAAAGAGGAGCTGGAGATATTGATGCTAGTACTGATGTGCTTGTAGATGATTCTTTATTGTGAGTATTTACTTTTACCTATTTGTCAGAAAAATTGCTGCTCTACTTGTATTGGAAGCCTCTTTGCTCGTTTCTCCGACAGTATCAACTATCAACTGCATATTTTTAATGTCATGTATGCCTTATAATAGCATATGTACTGTTATTGTATTCTTCAGTGGTTAACAATATGATATGGTAATATATCATGACTGAAACCATAAGAAGGTTTGGTAATTAACTGTCTTGTAAAATACTATCTATAGTTTTCTTCTGTTGTATAAGTGCAATCTTTTTTATGCAGGAATGATGAAGCTCGACAGCCTCTTTCCAGGAAGGTTTCTATTCCATCTTCTAGGATAAATCCATATCGTATGGTCATTATGCTGCGGCTGGTTATCCTTTGCATTTTCTTGCATTATCGGATAACAAATCCTGTTCCCAATGCATATCCATTGTGGTTGGTATCAGTTATATGTGAGATTTGGTTTGCCATATCTTGGATATTGGATCAATTTCCCAAGTGGCTTCCTGTAAACCGTGAAACATATCTTGACAGGCTTGCACTGAGGTAGGGCCTTTCTGAACTTCACCATTCTTCTGTACGGGAAATTTTGGCATATGGCATGtaggttttcttttttcaatatgATATTCTTTTGATACCAAATTCATGTGAGTTGCAGGTATGATCGGGAAGGAGAACCGTCACAACTAGCTGCTGTTGACATTTTTGTCAGTACTGTTGATCCATTAAAGGAGCCTCCACTTGTGACTGCCAATACCGTACTATCTATTCTTGCAGTTGACTATCCAGTGGATAAGGTCTCCTGCTATGTGTCTGATGATGGTGCTGCTATGTTGACATTTGAAGCACTTGCTGAGACATCGGAATTTGCAAGGAAATGGGTTCCTTTTAGCAAGAAGTATAGCATTGAACCCCGTGCGCCTGAGTGGTATTTTTCTCAAAAGATTGACTACTTGAAAGATAAGGTTCATCCATCATTTGTCAAGGATCGTAGAGCAATGAAGGTAATAGATTAACTTACAAAAAGATTATTCTGCTGGCTGGGCATGCATTTATGCTCGTTGCATGagttttgaatttcataaaGGCATCGTTTAATAttacttcccttttatgtttCAGAGAGAATATGAGGAATTTAAAGTTCGTATTAATGGACTTGTTTCAAAGGCACAGAAAGTTCCTGAAGAAGGATGGGTTATGCAAGATGGTACCCCGTGGCCTGGAAATAACACCAGAGACCATCCAGGAATGATCCAGGTTGGTCGAATTCTTTACAAACTGTTGTTCACTTATTAGCTTTGGAGTTATTTCTCAAATTTTGTCTTACGATATAGGCTATAGAGTACATGttacaattttaaaacttaagacTACCGAAATACCCTTGTGGAGgaatatatttatgtaaatttCTTTGTGTTGCTAATTACACGAGAAAGTCATTCACTAAGATTGCATTTTATATCTGCAGGTTTTCTTGGGCCAAAGTGGAGGACTTGACACTGAGGGTAATGAACTTCCACGTTTAGTCTATGTTTCTCGTGAAAAGCGTCCAGGGTTCCAACATCACAAGAAAGCTGGTGCCATGAATGCCCTTGTAAGTAtcattaacaatataaaatgtgAAAGTTATTTATCTCCACACATGTTCCCAAACACAGCCTTCTTACTGGTTGTGATTTATATAACTTGCAGGTTCGAGTATCTGCAGTCCTTACCAATGGACCTTTCTTATTGAATCTTGATTGTGATCACTACATAAACAACAGCAAGGCCTTGAGGGAAGCTATGTGCTTTATGATGGATCCCAATCTTGGTAAACATGTTTGCTATGTCCAGTTTCCGCAGAGGTTTGACGGTATTGATAGGAATGATCGATATGCCAATCGTAATACAGTTTTCTTTGATGTAAGTATCTTATGCCTTGTTACTGTTTTTTATTCTTGTGGCCTTTATGAGGTTTGACCTGTTTGTAATACTTTTCTGTTCTTGACCCTTGCGGAACAGATAAACTTGAGAGGTTTGGATGGCATTCAAGGTCCTGTTTATGTGGGTACTGGATGTGTCTTCAACAGGACAGCTTTATATGGTTATGAACCTCCTCTTAAACCCAAGCATAAAAAGCCTGGGTTGTTATCATCACTCTGTGGTGGAACTCGGAAGAAGAGTTCAAAATCTAGTAAGAAAGGATCAGACAAGAAAAAATCTAGCAAGCATGTTGACCCAACTGTGCCCATTTTCAATTTAGAGGATATAGAAGAAGGAGTAGAAGGTAAGCCTATTATCTTTTTGAAGCTGGCTTCTCTTTCAGGGTATCTgtttagtaatttattttagttgctTCCAATTAATTAGATCTTTACTTCTCATTCATATGTTTTTAGGTACTGGATTTGATGATGAGAAATCACTACTTATGTCACAAATGAGTCTTGAGAAAAGGTTTGGTCAGTCCGCTGTCTTTGTTGCCTCTACGCTTATGGAGAATGGTGGTGTTCCTCAATCTGCTACTCCAGAAACTCTTCTTAAGGAGGCTATTCATGTTATCAGCTGTGGTTACGAGGATAAAACTGATTGGGGAAGTGAGGTGTGGTGTCATCTTATGCTTAATGTcccttgattttgatttttgttcccAAGTTGCATTCTAATCCTATCAATTTAGCATATTAGTGCCAACAAATTAATCCATTACATATCCAACAAATTGAATTATATAAGCTAGGCAAAAATTTCCCTTAATGTTTGTTTTACATGAAGTCACCAAGTGCCCTATGATTTGAGTCAGTTTAATGAGTTGGTATTGGTTGACTATCatgttattagaaaaaaaaggatgcatttatataattatcttcAAAGATAATTACTATTTGTCTTGTGTTCCACAGATAGGATGGATTTATGGTTCTGTCACAGAAGATATTCTTACCGGATTTAAGATGCATGCCCGGGGTTGGCGGTCTATATACTGCATGCCTAAGCGCCCAGCGTTTAAAGGTTCTGCTCCCATCAATCTTTCGGATCGTCTAAACCAAGTGCTTCGATGGGCTTTAGGTTCCGTGGAAATTCTTTTCAGCCGACACTGTCCCATCTGGTATGGTTATGGTGGAAGGTTAAAGTGGCTTGAAAGGTTTGCTTATGTGAACACCACCATCTATCCAGTCACTGCCATTCCCCTTCTCATTTATTGTATCTTGCCTGCTGTCTGTCTGCTGACTAATAAGTTCATTATTCCACAGGTTTGTTATTTCTTCATAGACATAGTAAAGCAGTAATCAGTTGTCATTTAAAGGGATGCTTGAATAAATCATGATATTGCGCATCAAAATaatgtttgaatatttaaagGGAATTTTTTCTCTCGGAAGAATTACATTACAATTTATGATATGAGAATTAACATACTTTCATTTTAGGATGATTAACCAATGCCGACTACAATTTAGGATATGCTAGTTGACATATTTTCGGTTTTGGATGATTAACTAAGCAAGTGATTAAGCACATTAATGCATGGTTTAACACTTGACTCAATTAATCATTCTTTTGGTTATTTCATCCAAAATTGTAATTCGCTTGTGTTCCTCCTAGAAATTACTTTCATAACTGTTGGAAAATAGGagctttttagaaaataaagagcatttttttatcattgcttCTCTTTCCTTGATATTTTGTATAGCTAGGTTCACTGCATCTTAGGAAGTATTGATAACTTAATTGCTCTCTTGTAAATTGTAGTTGGAGATTGATTATCTTTGTAATACTttgtgaatataaatataatagatcATTCAGCTGAGTGGTGAAATACACTCAAAACACATCCCGAAAAACCTTGTTTCTCATTTTGTCATGATAATCAAGCTCGCGGTTGTCTTGTGGCGACATAATATTCCAACTTACTTTTACTACGCTTGCAGATCAGCAACCTTGCTAGCATATGGTTCATCTCCCTCTTTCTGTCCATCTTTGCTACTGGAATCCTGGAGATGAGGTGGAGTGGTGTCGGAATCGACGAGTGGTGGAGGAATGAACAGTTTTGGGTCATCGGTGGTGTCTCGGCACATCTCTTTGCTGTTTTCCAAGGCTTGCTCAAAGTGCTTGCTGGAATTGACACCAACTTCACTGTCACCTCCAAGGCCTCGGATGAAGACGGAGACTTTGCCGAACTATACATGTTCAAATGGACCACCCTTCTTATTCCTCCAACAACCCTTCTCATAATAAACTTGGTGGGGGTGGTTGCTGGCATCTCCTATGCCATCAACAGTGGCTACCAATCTTGGGGACCCCTCTTTGGTAAGCTTTTCTTTGCATTTTGGGTGATCATCCATCTATACCCTTTCCTCAAAGGTCTCATGGGGCGCCAAAACAGAACACCAACCATTGTGGTGGTGTGGTCCGTTCTGCTTGCATCCATTTTCTCACTCTTGTGGGTTAGAATTGATCCATTCACCACAAGGGTCACTGGTCCTGATGTTGAGGAGTGTGGCATTAACTGCTAGAAGACCAAAAGACAAGTGTAGTGTATTGTGTTTTGGGTTGTAATTATAATTGTTGTTTTGTAGCCGTTATGTTTAAGTTATGTGCAGTTGTTTATAGAAGATGCATAAGAAAACAAACTAGAACCGAACTTTGTGGTattgttttatttgtaataCTAACGTGCCTTCCAGTTTTCTGGAGTAGCTATGTATTATAAGCTATTCGGAGGTTCACATTTTGTATGTATACATCTCAGTGAGTGTTTCCTGTGATAAGAAAACCGAGGACCTTTTGCATTTATTTACATCTTGGTATACTATCAATTCTGAAATCACCCAGCCCATTAATAATAAGGTTGGTTTagcaatttaaattaaaagtttcgTATTTTTTTGGTGGCCACCTTGATAGTTTCTAATTTTGAGTATGCTGTTACATTGCTTACTTAAGCCAGAGTTTTGTTGCTTATAGTTGAATTTATTTATCTCCGAGTCTGATTGCTTCATTTAGAAATACTTGTctcatagtaaaaaaaaatactattaattcagaaaaaaaaggcATTCCTTAAATAACATCCTATTTGAAACGGTGGTGGCTGTTTTAGACGAAGGTTCCATGGAGGGTAGTCTTGGGATATTTGAAAATCAtgattgatagtgtaaaatttGTGAAGGCACTTCTTCAATCTGATACCTTTCACCAAAAGAGAAAGCTAGCTAATttgaacaaatatattttagggTGATCTGCATTGAATTTCACAATTTgtcatcttatttttttcttccatacaGATTGAGTTAGGAACAATCTTGCTAGaacttttgataaattttataaatattagataattaataatttgtaaatattttgtcgAAACTGGTCGTGATAACTACGAGGTAGTACTCCCAAATAGGCTACAAACCCAAGTTATAATATCATGTGCAAAAAGTCATAGCAGGCTTTGCATTTTTTGTCTCATCTCAACAGAGCATGTACGACACAAACATAtgcatataacaacattatctaataaatatataatctcAACTAGTTAGGTACGTGCATTTGCACCGGTCATATTCGTTTTTacgtgtatttttaaaataactcttcaataataaataaagaaacttatgtatataaatatttgcttaaaaataaacaataatgcatgagacaataagaaatttaaagaatatgctttttaaaataacaaaataatttgaaacatgtgttgacattttaaaaaaaattataatagtataaaagtttgtaaattattgtttttaaccaGTGCAAAATAGGAATTGTCATACTagtcaaatcaaatttaaaagataaatattaaaattaaaattcttttgaaagatAGATATTCCTTAGAATTTTCCTTATTATTTATATCTTGGCTTGGCCTAATATTGTACATATTCGTGAGAGTGGGGTCATTCTTGAATGAGACTCTTCGTTGATTGGTTCACACCTATGATGATGATCATTGCAGAATTATTGCATTTGATGTAGAGCGAAGGTAACTTTCAGAGATTTCACGTACTGCCGCCGCCTctgttataaattatattggTTTATGGCAGTACGTACGTAATGGGAGGATGCCTGTGTTTCTGTGCGGAGGATGCTCGGTCGGGTGCTGCAACCACCATGAAAGAATACAAAGTGCATTCATTTTGGACCAAGTTACTAGATGTCTGTTATAAATTTTTGGAATCAAAGGCTATTCAACATCagtgaacttggttttaaatatcaGTTTGCAATCGTAATTGTTATCGTAACATCAAGGTATTTTGACTGATCGCAATCATATTGCGACCTAATGGTCATTTTTTCATAATGTGTAAAAGTTTTCTAACTCATTGCAACCCtaatttaaaatcatgttaGTGAAAGTTGATGGCGGGATTTGTTTCAAGAATTGGAATATCACGATTCTCGAATGGATGACTTAGCTCCATAGTGACTCTAATAAACaaatatgtttatatttgtGGAATTTAGAATCAAATATcagttgtgattttttttattcgaaTTAGCAACGATGTGTTTTTAACCTAGTTAAAGTCTTAATTTGATTGTGATGATTAAGACTCCAATAGGGTTTTCGCTGAGAAAGTAGCCGATTGGAAACAATGGGCTACCttaattagatttgatttgctTTGCAATTGAACCGATAACAGATGAGGAGCATGCAACCTTACAAAAACATCTCTATGAGAGTATTTGTTTTGCAATTGAATTGATTTGCTTCCAATTAATTAGACCTTTAATCACCAGGTTGAGAGATCCCAAGAACCTAGTGTTGGAGATAACTCCCTTGGAAGCAAATTTGGGGTCTTTCTACAGTGAGATCTTGATGTGTTAGTGTTATGATGCAAGATTCCAAGTGAAAGGATATATTAAATGAGATAAATGCTAGCAACATAACACATTCTCTGTTATAGATtggaatttattagaaataataaaaaaaattgtgtgaaTCTTATTTGTTGTTTAATAAGCCTctatcattttgttattttaaataaattttaactaataataaagtatATGTTAAAAGAAGCGGGATAAAAAGTATATTACTAGTATTGTTTTATTGAATTCTAATGTTTATCTATATATAAGTCGTTTACTAATTAGATCCACTGACCTAGTTGTCAATTGTGAAGGTTAGTGGTTACAAGGTTATAAATTATAGCCAAATGCAGACTAACAATATTCTTATCTGTCCGAAGTTATATTTCacatttcaaatatataaagaCTCGCATTATTTTCGGATGTCAATTCGGGCCATCCTATTAGGGTTAGTCAAGTGCTGATTTATTCACAGTAACATTTGGACAACTATATTGTTGGCCATCTGATgaaattgaatttcataatttGCCATCTTGCTTTTTCTTCCTTACTGATTGAGTCACCAACAAGCTTGCTAAAActttagataaattttaatagatGCATAATAACTAATAACTATGATGAGGTGTCTATCCGCAAACAGGTTAGAGACTCAAGTTATATTACGTGCAAAAAGTCATAGCAGGCTTTGGATTTTTTTGTCCCATTTGAACAGAACAGGTTTGGAACTGCGTGCTTGGATTCATTGTTCATAGCTACGTTATGACGCAATatgcatttaataatattatctaTATGAATATAGAATCTCAATAAACTAATTAAGAGCCTCCTAGAGATAACTAGCTAGACAAATTTATTCAGTTTCCTATGAAATATATTCTACACTTACGAGAACACAACAAACAAATTAAGCTGCATATAGATAGATACGATGGATGGAACGTGTCATGCAGCAATTTCATGCAGTGCATGCGCCTCCATTACGTGTCCTTGAAGTGAGGTCAATGGATCATCATCACTCTCACCAAAACCTTTACCATCACACGTGGCAAAAGATGCGAATAGGAGCTAGCAGCCCACAGTAAGAGTAGGACGCGTGGCACCATGGAatcattcttcttcctcctttatatatattaacCACCTACCATGAAAATCCAAAACCAAAAAGTGTTCAAGCTCGAAAAATCGTAGAAGACTACACCAAGGTGAGTGACGAAAACTGATGGCTGCCACTGAGGAAAAAATTCTCTCTAGGATTGACCGTTTGGATAATGTGGTAAGAATGCCCCTTCTTTAGTAGCTTTATTTTGCCTAGCAATTCTTCTTTGAATTTATTTAGATTAGAGTAGTAAAACATGATTTTAGTtcaataatatttgaaaaattgagTATTAGGGAGCGTGATGTTATTCTTTTATAACTCACAAGCAAGGGAAAGGAGGAAAAAAGACTAAAGGGTGGACTTAAAACAAAAggtgttgatattttttatagagaaaatttaaaattagttagttATTCTTATTAAATGAACAGTGTAGAGTAGAAGATGCTTATgcaattcaaaatttcttatGATTTAAACTAAATTACTGTGTGAAAGTTTGGTTTaccaaattttagttatatatagaGTTACAGTACTGTTTCGTCTACATTATCTTTAGCTACGGAAGAGAGATACTTAAACTTCGTTTGTCAAAGATTTGCGAAGAATTTACATTGGTTCACTAGGTTTGTATCATTGTTGTATGTATTATTAGAACAACTATATATCGgaagtttattatgaaattgaacattataaggctttttaatggactataaaaacaataataacttcATAATTGCTTTTTAGTTGACTAAAAAGCACcatcttttcttaaaagaaaaaagggaattATGTACAAGTTAATTTTACGTTGGGCCATAGTCCTTAAATGAAATAgaagttttgtttaattttatgcttttcatttttcattttttttaaaaaatgaaaatacttcAGTTGCGGCATTTGGAGGAAATTAGAGGGTGCAATCCATCTCCGAAGAGCTCGTGTGCATCTACTCCAACAAGTGGAAGTGACGGACACGTGTCGTCCACTGATTTCTCCCCAAAGAGTTTAGAGAAGCACTGCCGTCCGATTGAAAACATTATGATGGAGACCGAAGCCAAAGGAACGATGATAGAGAGGCTCAATCAGGTGGAGGATCGAATGCTAAAGGTATCTCCACGTGGAAATCTATTGACCGTTTGATCTTGGCTTGTATGGATGTGGTGATAATATGACTTAATTTTTTACACTTCAATTTCTATACTTGTtttccaatttttatatttttctctctttttcatttggGGTCTTATGCATTTAAGAGGTATCACATGATTATTACCCTAGTCTAAGAGGGGACTCTAATGTGTTGTATGAAAGCTTTGCTTGCAGCTGGAAGAAGAGTTGGTAGCAAAGAAGAAAGAGGAAGGGAAGAAAATGAATAGCCCAAAGAAAGGTTTTAAACAGCTTGTGAAGCAAAGTATGAAACCTAGGGGAAAACATAGTAATAAAGAAGCATGAATGAATTATGACCATTGTAGCTGCTCCCATCCCAACTGTGCCAACgttttcaattttaatgtaCATTTAATTGTTCCTTTTGTGGAATGCCCAAGTAACGatggttttcatttttctagTTATGGTTtccattttattgtttatagcAAGATGGCTAACGGGGTGATaatatagtttttctttttattattatttttataggaGTTACCAATATTCAGTTTCCAGGtacgatttttttttcctgaatttacataattattattctttaagaAAATAGCTGTTAAATCAAATGTATActgttttaaagaaaattagccAAAGGGTCTAAGTTGTGATGCTGAAAGGTTAAAAGGGCACATTTATTGTGTCTTCTTACCAATTTATTTGTACAGTGTAAATTTTTatcttcgttttttttttactaatggaaaaaaaaaaaagaaacaaaacagcaCCACACTAAGGACTATTGTGGGTAAAACCCATTACATCAGTTAAATACAGATTAAAAAGAGAGCATGGACAAGTATTCATAATCTCAAAATCTTGGAAATTGAGGAGCCAACTTTTGCCAAGCCATCGGCTGTACACATGTTTCCTTGCCTGTAAAAATGTTGAAAAGAGAATTGGCAGTCTAGAGATTGAAAATGACGAATCTGttgaaaaagaggatgataAGGATGTAACCTCTTATGGCTAAGAAGAATGAGATCAATagccattttctttttttttttttgagtctGTTTCGCAATCCAAAGGCGTGATGCCTTTTTCCCAAGCCACGAAGAATACCATACCCTTCTGCATGAATTGAAGATGGATGTAGTACCACACAAACCCACGTAAccataaataaattcatttccCATATAGAACTTCCATCACTGTTAAGTTTGTAGGAATTGACAATAGGAGGGAGCCAACTAATTTGAAGAGGTTGCCTTTGAATTTGGGTGTTGGGTTGTTGAAGAAGCACGTTTTGAAGAGAATGAGTTTGATTTGTAACAAACTAGATAGGCCAGATTTGTCATTGAAGATTTCGTCATTGCGGGAATGCCAAATGAAACAACAAATGATGGAAAATAAAATGCCTTTGACGCTCTATCAAGTCAATAATTTTCATAGGAAATCCAAACTCCTCAAAGAGTTAATTTCAAGAAACTTGAATTTACACATCATATgtcttttcaaaatcaattttaagcaTAAGATAGTCTGTCTTCCTTTCTTGTTATGCATGTTATAGGTTATAGGTTATCTCTTGAGCTATGATGGCATTATAGATGGCCCTCTGTTAGGAATAAAACTGCTCTGCAATGGACCAATAAAATTATCCTAAATAAGTCTGATATGGTTAACTAacacttttttagaaattatctAACGTTATAAAGGTTTATGGGTCTAAACTCCTTAAGAGTAATAAGCCAATCAACTTTAGGTATAGGCACAATAATGGTCTCTGCCAAGCCTTCTGTCATAGAAACAGTTTCCCAATAAGATCGGAAAAAGATAGGCTGGAAGCCATCAGGACCCAAAGTTCATAAGGATTCATAGCAAACAGAGATTGTTTAACCTCAGACATGAAAACTGCTTCATCAGGCCTTGATAAAGCTCATCACTAATACGCAGAATAGTATTAATCACCATGCTTTGGGGACAACAATAATCATTCTTctgaaacaatattttaaggAAAGAGAGGGCTTCCTTCTTAAGAATATCATCATCCATACACCATATACCATCAATATTCAAaccagttattttttttatggcgACGAataattgtttgtgtttgtgttcttATTCCCATACTTGACCCAATTCTCTCTTGACTTTTGAAACCATAATATCTTTTCTTGGGCAAAATCGTGTTGTATATGTTGTCCCAAAGCTCCTTCTTCTCAAAAAGAACTAAAGCATGATCATATGAAGTATCCAGCTGACTATGGGTCCCTTTAAGGTGGGCCTCCAAAATCCTTTTATAACGAAAGATATTCCCAGAAACTCAGCAACAAGGGATTATGAACAAAATTGTGTGAAGGTAGGATCTCTACTAATGCATGAGGATAAGCAAACCATCAATCAGGGTTGGGCATGCACCGATCAAGCTTCTTCCTAATATGAGCTTCTCCAGGTAAATCTCCTTCCTTTGACATCAATGTCCATCATATTGCAACTATCCATCATCTCAGCACACAAAAAGGCTCTTGAAGTAGAAAAAAAGAGCCACCCGGAACCTATATAGGGGACAGAATATCATCGAAATCTCTCATCATAGTTCAATGACaagaaatttgtttatttaggCCCATGAAGTAGTCCCAAAATAAACTTCTGATAATTGGGTTAAGGGAGGCATAGATTGAGGAGCAGCACCAAGTAACATTATGCCTCTTTAACATAAAGGTAATAGACTGGGAATTCTGATAGATAGGAACCATATAGTGTTGGAATGATCTTGAGCCTTCCTGGATAAAGACAACCTTATAACCCAAAGATTTCCACTTTGTTCTCAACTCTCGCAAAGGGAGGATGAGCctcagagaaaaagaaaatacaaggatGATAGGTTTTAACTAAGTCGTGAATGTGATGCCTAGTACATCAGTAGCAAAACTAAGTCATGAATATAATGCCAAGTACACCTACCAACTTTGCCACGAACATTTCCACAAGATAAAAGACATGTCATAGAGAAACTTAATAACAAacttataaaatagaaaagaggATCCGCATACCCAGCATCAAGTTTGTTGGCCCATGTTGATATCCACTAAGACCAGAGGTGTTTGAGACATCACTTCTATAtcattgttttaattattataaattccattttcaaaacaattcaaACCGCCCATTGGACACTTGCTTGAAATTAATATTGGATTTGATGCCATTGTCTATGTAATAAATCTTTGGCTCTTGCGTCTTTAGTGGTCCcacatcttgagctaccttcctTTTCGATGCTAGAGTAACAGGTTCTGAGTAGCactgttcttaattttttaggCATTAGAAAAGAAAGTGTGGGTAGCCAGGATAGGGATAGACGATTCATTTCTTGTCTTATATTTTTAGCAATGTTAATCTTCGTATAAATTAGTTGCATGGGATATTGAGGGCCTCATAGCAGCCAATTTCTCCTCAAACATTGATCATGGCCCATTTACAGCTATTGGAATCTTAGGGCTTTGCTTCTTCCAGGCAAATTTTTTCTACACCtaacattttttcattaatttccggtttactttttttttcccttctttttcttcgttCGTTCCTCT harbors:
- the LOC100783695 gene encoding uncharacterized protein isoform X6, producing MAATEEKILSRIDRLDNVLRHLEEIRGCNPSPKSSCASTPTSGSDGHVSSTDFSPKSLEKHCRPIENIMMETEAKGTMIERLNQVEDRMLKLEEELVAKKKEEGKKMNSPKKGVTNIQFPGGPPKSFYNERYSQKLSNKGL
- the LOC100783695 gene encoding uncharacterized protein isoform X10, which translates into the protein MAATEEKILSRIDRLDNVLRHLEEIRGCNPSPKSSCASTPTSGSDGHVSSTDFSPKSLEKHCRPIENIMMETEAKGTMIERLNQVEDRMLKLEEELVAKKKEEGKKMNSPKKGVTNIQFPGLWKLEKGSKLL
- the LOC100783695 gene encoding uncharacterized protein isoform X2, whose product is MAATEEKILSRIDRLDNVLRHLEEIRGCNPSPKSSCASTPTSGSDGHVSSTDFSPKSLEKHCRPIENIMMETEAKGTMIERLNQVEDRMLKLEEELVAKKKEEGKKMNSPKKGVTNIQFPVAWDIEGLIAANFSSNIDHGPFTAIGILGLCFFQANFFYT
- the LOC100783695 gene encoding uncharacterized protein isoform X8, which produces MAATEEKILSRIDRLDNVLRHLEEIRGCNPSPKSSCASTPTSGSDGHVSSTDFSPKSLEKHCRPIENIMMETEAKGTMIERLNQVEDRMLKLEEELVAKKKEEGKKMNSPKKGVTNIQFPAIGILGLCFFQANFFYT
- the LOC100783695 gene encoding uncharacterized protein isoform X4, with amino-acid sequence MAATEEKILSRIDRLDNVLRHLEEIRGCNPSPKSSCASTPTSGSDGHVSSTDFSPKSLEKHCRPIENIMMETEAKGTMIERLNQVEDRMLKLCLQLEEELVAKKKEEGKKMNSPKKGVTNIQFPGGPPKSFYNERYSQKLSNKGL
- the LOC100783695 gene encoding uncharacterized protein isoform X3, with the protein product MAATEEKILSRIDRLDNVLRHLEEIRGCNPSPKSSCASTPTSGSDGHVSSTDFSPKSLEKHCRPIENIMMETEAKGTMIERLNQVEDRMLKLCLQLEEELVAKKKEEGKKMNSPKKGVTNIQFPAPSSQKELKHDHMKYPADYGSL
- the LOC100783695 gene encoding uncharacterized protein isoform X1; its protein translation is MAATEEKILSRIDRLDNVLRHLEEIRGCNPSPKSSCASTPTSGSDGHVSSTDFSPKSLEKHCRPIENIMMETEAKGTMIERLNQVEDRMLKLCLQLEEELVAKKKEEGKKMNSPKKGVTNIQFPVAWDIEGLIAANFSSNIDHGPFTAIGILGLCFFQANFFYT
- the LOC100783695 gene encoding uncharacterized protein isoform X5, whose translation is MAATEEKILSRIDRLDNVLRHLEEIRGCNPSPKSSCASTPTSGSDGHVSSTDFSPKSLEKHCRPIENIMMETEAKGTMIERLNQVEDRMLKLEEELVAKKKEEGKKMNSPKKGVTNIQFPAPSSQKELKHDHMKYPADYGSL
- the LOC100783695 gene encoding uncharacterized protein isoform X9; the protein is MAATEEKILSRIDRLDNVLRHLEEIRGCNPSPKSSCASTPTSGSDGHVSSTDFSPKSLEKHCRPIENIMMETEAKGTMIERLNQVEDRMLKLCLQLEEELVAKKKEEGKKMNSPKKGVTNIQFPGLWKLEKGSKLL
- the LOC100783695 gene encoding uncharacterized protein isoform X7, giving the protein MAATEEKILSRIDRLDNVLRHLEEIRGCNPSPKSSCASTPTSGSDGHVSSTDFSPKSLEKHCRPIENIMMETEAKGTMIERLNQVEDRMLKLCLQLEEELVAKKKEEGKKMNSPKKGVTNIQFPAIGILGLCFFQANFFYT